Proteins co-encoded in one Gossypium arboreum isolate Shixiya-1 chromosome 11, ASM2569848v2, whole genome shotgun sequence genomic window:
- the LOC108472058 gene encoding beta-glucosidase 13-like encodes MLSISVTQRLVRISVFVLLACLSSNGESTQESLSNIKRSDFPNDFLFGASTAAAQTEGSAKLGGKGPSVWDQFIREYPDRIIDKSNLDVAADSYNRYKEDVSILKDLGVNSYRFSIAWTRILPDGTLSGGINQEGIDHYNSFIDELIKNDIKPVVTLLHFDPPEALEKKYESFLSNRIVNDFKDYAEICFKTFGDRVKYWITINEPLIMAKMGYAMGVAPPVRCSDRKMCVNGNSGTEPYIASHNLLLTHATAADLYKKKYQETQGGQIGITLNSHYCEPYTNTSLDIEAAKRAMDFELGWYMEPLTHGEYPETMRSLVKDRLPVFTAEQKKLVKGSFDFIGINYYTSRYAKNIPPNPNEPVSYLVDPNVNVSIDKDGVLIGPNAGGSMFIYVYPEGLYKLLEFIRENYSKNLAIYITENGYTEKSNISLPFSESQTDRIRIEFVQKHLRQLEIAIKNGVNVKGYFYYSLVDSFEWGEGYTVRYGLYHVDFKTFIRSPKDSAKWYRDFIKDVKG; translated from the coding sequence ATGTTGTCAATTTCTGTAACTCAGCGTCTGGTAAGGATCTCTGTTTTTGTTTTGCTTGCTTGCTTGTCTTCCAATGGCGAATCAACTCAAGAATCCCTTTCCAACATTAAAAGGTCAGATTTTCCAAATGATTTTCTTTTTGGAGCATCAACTGCTGCTGCGCAGACTGAAGGATCGGCTAAATTAGGAGGCAAAGGACCAAGTGTTTGGGACCAATTTATTCGAGAATACCCGGACAGAATAATAGACAAAAGCAACTTGGATGTAGCTGCTGATTCATATAACCGCTACAAGGAAGATGTATCGATTTTGAAAGACCTCGGCGTTAATTCCTATAGATTTTCCATAGCTTGGACAAGGATTTTGCCTGATGGAACTTTGAGTGGTGGAATAAATCAAGAGGGTATCGATCATTACAACAGTTTCATCGATGAGTTGATTAAAAATGACATCAAGCCTGTTGTGACACTTCTGCACTTTGATCCGCCGGAAGCCCTTGAAAAGAAGTATGAAAGCTTCTTAAGTAATAGAATTGTGAATGATTTCAAGGACTATGCTgaaatttgttttaaaacattcgGAGATCGAGTTAAATATTGGATTACAATTAATGAGCCACTAATTATGGCTAAAATGGGGTATGCCATGGGAGTGGCCCCACCAGTTAGATGTTCAGACAGGAAAATGTGTGTCAATGGTAATTCAGGTACTGAACCTTACATTGCTTCCCATAACCTTCTGCTTACCCATGCAACAGCTGCTGATCTTTACAAAAAAAAGTACCAGGAAACACAAGGAGGACAAATTGGAATAACCCTTAATTCTCATTACTGTGAGCCATATACAAACACATCCCTTGATATAGAGGCGGCAAAAAGAGCCATGGATTTTGAGTTGGGATGGTATATGGAACCATTAACGCATGGAGAATACCCAGAAACCATGAGAAGTTTGGTTAAAGACAGGCTACCTGTTTTCACTGCAGAACAAAAGAAGCTTGTTAAAGGATCTTTTGATTTCATTGGAATCAATTATTATACTTCAAGATATGCTAAAAACATTCCACCTAATCCAAATGAACCAGTTAGCTACTTGGTAGATCCAAATGTGAATGTCTCGATTGACAAAGATGGAGTCCTTATCGGTCCAAATGCAGGAGGGAGTATGTTTATTTACGTTTATCCTGAAGGGCTTTATAAACTTTTGGAGTTTATTCGAGAAAACTACAGCAAAAACCTTGCGATTTATATTACTGAGAATGGTTATACGGAAAAAAGCAACATCAGCTTGCCATTCTCCGAGTCACAAACGGATCGCATCAGAATTGAATTTGTTCAAAAACATTTGCGTCAACTCGAAATTGCAATAAAAAATGGTGTGAATGTCAAAGGATATTTCTATTATAGTTTAGTTGATTCTTTCGAATGGGGTGAAGGTTACACAGTCAGATATGGACTTTATCATGTTGACTTCAAAACTTTCATTCGCTCACCTAAGGATTCTGCAAAGTGGTACCGTGATTTTATTAAAGATGTAAAAGGATAA